A section of the Rummeliibacillus pycnus genome encodes:
- the floA gene encoding flotillin-like protein FloA (flotillin-like protein involved in membrane lipid rafts), producing MALTGSLLATIIAIVVVFLALVVLFTFVPVALWISALAAGVKVSIFTLIGMRLRRVIPSRIVNPLIKAHKAGLPVTINQLESHYLAGGNVDRVVNALIAAHRANISLTFERCAAIDLAGRDVLEAVQMSVNPKVIETPFIAGVAMNGIEVKAKARITVRANIDRLVGGAGEETIVARVGEGIVSTIGSSQSHTDVLENPDSISQTVLSKGLDSGTAFEILSIDIADVDVGKNIGAELQIEQAQADKNIAQAKAEERRAMAVASEQEMIAKVQEMKAKVVEAEAEVPMAMAEALRSGNIGIMDYMNYKNIQADTGMRDSIGKMNQNGHDANKTSDDQ from the coding sequence ATGGCTTTAACAGGTAGTTTACTAGCTACAATTATTGCAATTGTAGTAGTATTTTTAGCGCTAGTTGTACTATTCACATTTGTACCTGTAGCATTATGGATTTCAGCACTTGCAGCAGGAGTAAAAGTAAGTATTTTCACACTAATAGGGATGCGTTTACGTCGAGTAATTCCTTCGCGGATCGTTAATCCTTTGATCAAAGCACATAAAGCAGGTCTTCCTGTAACGATTAATCAATTGGAAAGTCACTATCTTGCCGGCGGGAATGTTGATCGTGTTGTAAACGCATTAATCGCTGCTCATCGTGCTAATATATCGTTAACATTTGAACGTTGCGCTGCTATTGATTTGGCTGGTCGTGATGTGCTAGAAGCAGTTCAAATGTCAGTTAACCCAAAAGTTATTGAAACACCGTTTATTGCAGGTGTTGCGATGAATGGGATTGAAGTCAAAGCGAAAGCGCGTATTACTGTTCGTGCCAATATTGATCGCTTAGTCGGTGGTGCTGGTGAAGAAACCATTGTAGCACGTGTTGGTGAAGGGATTGTCAGTACAATAGGTAGTTCACAAAGTCATACAGATGTTCTTGAAAACCCAGATTCAATCTCACAAACAGTATTATCTAAGGGTTTAGACTCAGGTACTGCATTTGAAATTCTGTCTATCGATATCGCAGATGTTGATGTCGGCAAGAACATTGGCGCGGAATTACAAATCGAGCAAGCACAAGCAGATAAAAACATTGCTCAGGCGAAAGCTGAAGAACGACGTGCAATGGCAGTTGCTTCTGAACAAGAGATGATTGCTAAAGTACAAGAGATGAAAGCAAAAGTAGTTGAAGCTGAAGCAGAAGTACCAATGGCAATGGCTGAGGCATTACGCTCAGGAAATATCGGAATTATGGATTATATGAATTACAAAAACATTCAAGCAGATACAGGTATGCGTGATTCCATTGGTAAAATGAATCAAAATGGGCATGACGCAAATAAAACTTCCGATGATCAATAA
- the recO gene encoding DNA repair protein RecO, with product MLNKWEGIVLKTRPYGETNKVVTLMTREVGKIATMARGAKKPSSRLAAISQPFVHGIFMIQQGRGMGTLQQGEPIESMRHVQEDIVATAYASYIVEIVDRLVESDKPEPYAFDVLSQALHAIEEGYDAEAIAMFVEWKMLPYTGVQPILHACASCGAVEGEFAFSFTQGGFLCHRCFHRDPYLIRLTPTQLKLIRMFYNVPIDQIGKLTLKKETKGFIRKIVTTIYEEQTGMRFKSRSFIEQLERTPLLFNAHFNNLPHEDKEEETQANEDS from the coding sequence TTGCTGAATAAATGGGAAGGCATTGTCTTAAAAACACGACCATATGGTGAGACAAACAAAGTTGTAACACTTATGACAAGAGAAGTTGGCAAAATTGCAACAATGGCTAGAGGTGCAAAAAAACCTTCTAGTCGCTTAGCTGCGATTAGCCAACCCTTTGTACATGGAATATTTATGATCCAGCAAGGTCGTGGCATGGGGACATTGCAGCAAGGAGAACCTATAGAATCCATGCGACATGTTCAAGAAGATATTGTTGCAACTGCTTATGCTAGTTATATTGTTGAAATTGTTGACCGTTTAGTAGAATCAGATAAACCAGAACCTTACGCATTTGATGTATTATCACAAGCACTTCATGCAATTGAAGAAGGCTATGATGCAGAAGCAATTGCCATGTTCGTAGAGTGGAAGATGTTACCGTACACAGGTGTCCAACCAATTTTACATGCATGTGCAAGCTGTGGTGCAGTTGAAGGGGAATTCGCCTTTTCATTTACACAAGGTGGTTTTTTATGCCATCGTTGTTTCCATCGAGATCCCTATCTTATTCGCTTAACACCAACTCAGCTGAAACTAATTCGCATGTTTTATAATGTACCAATCGATCAAATCGGCAAACTTACATTAAAAAAAGAGACCAAAGGCTTTATTCGTAAAATTGTCACGACAATCTATGAAGAACAAACTGGTATGCGATTTAAGAGTCGATCTTTTATCGAGCAACTAGAGAGAACACCATTGCTTTTTAATGCTCATTTTAATAATCTACCCCATGAGGATAAGGAAGAAGAAACCCAAGCAAACGAAGATAGTTGA
- a CDS encoding diacylglycerol kinase family protein: MDTRKFFRSFKYAIAGIKQVMTEQNFRFDLMVAFVVIVAGAFTGLSKIEWIILVIVIAVMLFLEMMNTAIERVVDLASPDIHPLAKAAKDIAAGAVLVFAIASVIIGILIFIPKWLNLWI, encoded by the coding sequence ATGGACACGCGTAAATTTTTCCGTTCTTTTAAATATGCAATTGCAGGTATAAAACAAGTAATGACAGAACAAAATTTTCGATTTGATTTAATGGTTGCCTTTGTCGTAATTGTAGCTGGAGCGTTCACGGGTTTATCTAAAATCGAATGGATTATTCTTGTCATAGTAATAGCCGTTATGCTTTTTCTTGAAATGATGAATACTGCAATTGAACGTGTAGTAGACCTTGCGTCTCCAGATATTCACCCACTAGCGAAAGCTGCAAAAGATATTGCTGCAGGAGCTGTTCTTGTTTTTGCGATTGCAAGTGTTATAATCGGAATACTAATATTTATACCGAAATGGTTAAATTTATGGATTTGA
- a CDS encoding sporulation protein YqfD: MKKSREYRIVRIRIKRTKRLPAFLNALTKSKIVLRHLTTTEDEVSFHTVRKHLPTIRKLRYQYGITFRIESLDDDQVLRKEWIVYTGLVLLLAIPFLFSQWIWQVSIENATPEQTEELSTTLNEMHLAGPFMKKNKPDDSMIRQFILSKHRDLSWIHIHRRGSKLIFEPLAAPVIENEVTNDSVKGNLIANKSGVITHFNLQKGERVVEENDAVKNGDLLVSGVLKRGEEDIVYGAEGEVYADYWIESDFSIPKRISYKTMGEKTYHFRWANEKKNENAWKVVKLPKWFSAIGEVYLQQELIEKKVTLDENSIENMIIPLLHQKYVKELPPKTVVKREKLLNVTIDNDTVRGKVLFLVNENIAVKQAINQGD, encoded by the coding sequence ATGAAAAAAAGTCGAGAATATCGTATTGTTCGAATTCGTATTAAAAGAACGAAAAGACTCCCAGCTTTTTTAAACGCACTAACAAAATCCAAAATCGTATTGCGTCACCTTACAACAACAGAAGATGAAGTGTCATTCCACACTGTACGAAAACATCTTCCCACTATTCGGAAATTACGTTATCAATATGGCATTACTTTTCGAATAGAGTCATTAGATGACGATCAAGTATTACGTAAAGAGTGGATTGTTTACACTGGATTAGTTCTCTTGCTTGCCATTCCTTTCTTATTTTCTCAATGGATTTGGCAAGTGTCTATTGAAAATGCAACACCAGAGCAAACAGAAGAATTGTCCACAACCTTAAATGAAATGCACTTAGCAGGACCTTTTATGAAGAAGAATAAACCAGATGATTCAATGATTAGACAATTTATATTATCGAAACATCGAGACCTTTCTTGGATTCATATTCATCGAAGAGGAAGTAAGTTGATTTTTGAGCCATTAGCAGCCCCAGTGATTGAAAACGAAGTCACAAATGACTCTGTAAAGGGCAATTTAATAGCAAATAAAAGTGGTGTTATTACACACTTTAACTTACAAAAAGGTGAACGAGTAGTAGAAGAAAATGATGCTGTAAAAAACGGTGATTTACTGGTATCAGGTGTATTAAAACGTGGTGAAGAAGATATCGTTTATGGAGCAGAGGGAGAAGTGTATGCAGATTACTGGATAGAATCTGACTTTTCAATACCAAAAAGGATTTCTTATAAGACTATGGGAGAAAAAACGTATCATTTCCGTTGGGCAAATGAGAAAAAGAATGAAAATGCATGGAAAGTCGTAAAATTACCTAAGTGGTTTTCAGCGATTGGTGAAGTATACTTACAGCAAGAATTAATTGAAAAAAAAGTTACGCTTGACGAAAATTCAATTGAAAATATGATAATCCCCCTTTTGCATCAAAAATATGTAAAAGAATTACCACCAAAAACCGTTGTAAAGCGTGAAAAACTTTTGAATGTTACAATTGATAATGATACAGTAAGAGGGAAAGTATTGTTTTTAGTAAATGAAAATATTGCAGTTAAACAAGCGATTAACCAAGGAGATTGA
- the era gene encoding GTPase Era codes for MQENKAFKSGFVTIVGRPNVGKSTFLNNVIGQKIAIMSDKPQTTRNKVQGVYTTDDSQMIFIDTPGIHKPKHKLGEFMLKVSKNALREVEAIMFMVNATQKLGAGDKYIMEMLKGTKTPVFLVVNKIDAVHPDELLQIIESYKAEFEFAEIIPISALQGNNVEHLLDTIKKYLPEGPQYYPADQVTDHPERFIIAELIREKVLHLTRDEVPHSIAVEIEKIAKDEGKDLVRINASIIVERDSQKGIVIGKRGALLKEIGTRARKDIETLLGSKVYLELWVKVQKDWRDRASQLRDYGYRDDEY; via the coding sequence ATGCAGGAAAATAAAGCTTTTAAATCAGGATTCGTCACTATTGTTGGACGACCTAACGTAGGAAAGTCAACATTTCTAAATAATGTGATTGGCCAAAAAATTGCTATTATGAGTGATAAACCACAAACGACTCGAAATAAAGTTCAAGGTGTATACACAACAGATGATTCTCAGATGATTTTTATCGATACACCAGGGATTCATAAACCAAAACATAAACTTGGTGAGTTTATGTTAAAGGTATCCAAAAATGCCTTACGTGAAGTCGAAGCGATCATGTTCATGGTTAATGCGACACAAAAACTGGGTGCCGGTGATAAATACATTATGGAAATGCTTAAAGGGACAAAAACACCTGTCTTTTTAGTTGTGAACAAAATTGATGCAGTACATCCTGATGAGTTATTGCAAATTATCGAATCATACAAAGCAGAATTTGAATTTGCAGAAATTATCCCTATTTCTGCACTTCAAGGAAATAATGTAGAACATTTACTTGATACAATAAAGAAATATTTACCAGAAGGTCCGCAATACTATCCTGCTGATCAAGTGACAGATCATCCAGAGCGTTTTATCATTGCAGAGCTTATTCGTGAAAAAGTGCTTCACTTAACTCGTGATGAAGTACCACATTCTATTGCTGTAGAAATCGAAAAAATTGCAAAAGATGAAGGAAAAGATCTCGTACGTATCAATGCCTCAATTATTGTTGAGCGAGACTCTCAAAAAGGAATAGTCATTGGTAAACGTGGTGCCTTATTAAAAGAAATTGGTACACGTGCTCGTAAAGATATTGAAACACTACTTGGTAGTAAGGTTTATTTGGAACTTTGGGTAAAAGTTCAAAAAGATTGGCGTGATCGTGCATCACAACTTCGTGATTACGGTTATCGTGACGATGAATACTAA
- a CDS encoding HD family phosphohydrolase, whose amino-acid sequence MINFMKTIHQFVRFPLLLASLLAITAIIQFFIMISDIEGEHYDIKLFQLSPATIRSVKTVEDTEKTQQERDRVASEVNPVYSFSPDIGKNQSAIIKATFDYIIEVKETIGNEKKKLTKDRILEQQIKSLREKLDEIDTNGQTIRFTDQELSTLLSQDEQDLISTRDELISIVSKKLTEPIRQEQVSDAKVSVEKSVRNSFSIPENLRSIAITIARTSIVENDKKDDKLTKERIEQEKANVDPIRILQGQIIVQEGQLIDRDVYHQLEILGMLSNKQSYKPILGLGLFILLQMAFFYATFYNWKADTKLKTRNLVITISIYLASIVAMKLLNLVSSEFDVMIGFIFPAAVIPMLIRKLVNERIALLTTIMTAAVGGIVFQEGYSSVIQMEVSLYIIFSGFASIYLMRNVKRKSSVMTTSLNVSAVNIAFIAFYLLLSQSNYGPKELVYYLTAAIVSAILSGALTLGLVPFIESAFGLLSTDRLIELSNPNHPLLKKILVETPGTYHHSVMVANLADAACEAIGADGLLARVGCYYHDIGKTKRPGFFVENQMSGINPHDQLPPKTSRDIIIAHTEDGAKILEQHKIPKEIVDIARQHHGTSLVKFFYYKEKENNPDVDEFAFRYAGPKPQTKEIAIISIADSVEAAVRSMKNPTSEGIQQLVHNIIQDKLQDGQFDECDVSIRELKTAENVFCETLNGIFHSRIEYPKPK is encoded by the coding sequence ATGATTAATTTTATGAAAACAATACACCAATTTGTACGTTTTCCATTACTTTTAGCAAGTTTACTAGCAATTACTGCTATTATACAATTTTTCATTATGATAAGTGATATAGAAGGTGAACACTATGATATTAAGTTATTTCAATTATCACCTGCAACAATTCGTTCTGTAAAAACCGTAGAAGATACTGAAAAAACGCAGCAAGAAAGAGACAGAGTTGCTAGTGAGGTGAATCCTGTTTATTCGTTTTCACCTGATATCGGAAAAAATCAGTCAGCCATCATTAAAGCAACATTCGACTACATAATTGAGGTTAAAGAAACAATCGGAAATGAAAAGAAAAAATTAACGAAAGATCGTATATTAGAACAACAGATTAAGAGTTTACGTGAGAAACTTGATGAGATTGATACAAATGGACAAACCATTAGATTTACGGATCAAGAACTTTCAACATTATTGTCACAAGATGAGCAAGATCTTATTTCAACTCGTGATGAATTAATATCAATAGTTTCTAAAAAGTTAACTGAGCCAATTCGCCAAGAACAAGTTTCAGATGCAAAAGTAAGTGTAGAAAAATCCGTTAGAAATAGTTTTTCAATTCCGGAAAATTTACGCTCAATTGCTATTACAATAGCGAGAACATCTATCGTAGAAAATGACAAAAAAGACGATAAGCTAACGAAAGAGAGAATAGAGCAGGAAAAGGCAAATGTCGATCCAATTAGAATATTACAAGGTCAAATAATTGTACAAGAGGGGCAATTAATTGATCGAGATGTCTATCATCAACTTGAAATTTTGGGTATGTTATCTAACAAACAATCGTATAAGCCAATTCTGGGATTAGGCTTGTTTATACTATTACAAATGGCTTTTTTTTATGCAACGTTTTATAATTGGAAAGCTGATACAAAACTAAAAACAAGAAATTTAGTCATTACCATTAGTATTTATCTGGCATCTATTGTAGCTATGAAATTATTAAATTTAGTGTCAAGTGAATTTGATGTTATGATTGGCTTCATATTCCCAGCAGCTGTTATACCTATGCTTATACGAAAATTAGTGAATGAGCGAATTGCACTATTAACAACTATTATGACTGCAGCAGTTGGTGGAATTGTATTTCAAGAAGGGTATTCTTCTGTTATTCAAATGGAAGTCTCTTTGTATATAATATTTAGTGGTTTTGCAAGTATCTATTTAATGAGAAATGTAAAGAGAAAATCCAGTGTGATGACAACTAGTTTGAATGTTTCTGCTGTTAATATCGCATTTATCGCTTTTTACTTGCTTCTCTCACAATCAAATTACGGTCCAAAAGAATTGGTTTATTATTTAACTGCTGCAATTGTTTCAGCTATATTATCGGGAGCATTAACTTTAGGATTAGTGCCTTTTATCGAATCTGCATTTGGTTTGCTATCAACAGATCGTTTAATTGAATTATCAAATCCGAATCATCCATTATTAAAGAAAATTTTAGTGGAGACGCCTGGAACATACCATCATAGTGTCATGGTTGCTAATTTAGCGGATGCAGCTTGTGAAGCGATTGGTGCAGATGGTTTACTTGCACGAGTTGGTTGTTATTATCATGATATTGGGAAAACAAAAAGACCTGGCTTTTTTGTTGAAAACCAAATGTCTGGGATTAATCCGCATGATCAATTACCGCCTAAGACAAGCAGAGATATTATTATTGCACATACTGAAGATGGTGCTAAAATATTAGAGCAACATAAAATTCCAAAAGAAATAGTCGATATAGCTAGACAACATCATGGCACAAGTTTAGTGAAGTTTTTTTACTATAAAGAGAAAGAAAATAACCCGGATGTTGACGAATTTGCCTTTCGTTATGCAGGTCCGAAGCCACAAACGAAAGAAATTGCTATAATAAGTATTGCAGATAGTGTTGAAGCCGCTGTACGCTCGATGAAAAACCCAACATCAGAAGGAATACAGCAGCTTGTTCACAATATCATACAAGACAAATTACAGGATGGACAGTTTGATGAATGTGATGTTTCTATCCGAGAACTAAAAACAGCAGAGAATGTTTTTTGTGAAACTTTAAATGGAATTTTCCATTCACGTATCGAATATCCGAAGCCTAAATAA
- a CDS encoding NfeD family protein — MPKTTILIVAILTVLIAIPLHAITVYAADVESQQVNGWLLWMTQPIVVTLLLCIASMGVVLQAFSPHFGFGGILSILALLFFYVIHMIAGYATWQSIFLLVLGVILLLLEVIVPGGIVGSLGFATIIISLLSSGTDTMHMAYAILTALIVLVLGMVIMMKFFGKKLNLFNKMVLNDSTDTEKGYVSNKNRIDLLGQEAITTTPLRPSGTAMLGEERIDVVSEGGYIDAHKKVTIIKVEGVRIVVRESHKD; from the coding sequence ATGCCAAAAACCACTATTTTAATAGTTGCCATATTGACCGTATTAATTGCTATTCCACTTCATGCAATCACTGTATATGCTGCTGATGTAGAATCTCAGCAAGTAAATGGATGGCTTTTGTGGATGACACAACCGATTGTTGTAACACTTTTACTTTGTATCGCTAGTATGGGAGTTGTATTACAAGCTTTTTCACCCCATTTTGGTTTTGGTGGAATTTTAAGTATTTTAGCATTATTGTTCTTTTACGTGATTCATATGATTGCTGGGTATGCAACTTGGCAAAGTATTTTTTTATTAGTATTGGGCGTTATTTTATTACTTTTAGAGGTGATTGTACCTGGTGGTATTGTAGGAAGTTTGGGCTTTGCAACAATTATAATAAGTCTTTTAAGCTCAGGGACCGATACGATGCATATGGCTTATGCAATTTTGACAGCCTTAATCGTGTTAGTCTTAGGAATGGTGATTATGATGAAATTTTTTGGTAAGAAATTAAATCTCTTTAACAAAATGGTTTTAAACGATTCAACCGATACGGAGAAAGGCTATGTATCAAATAAGAATCGAATTGATTTATTAGGGCAGGAAGCGATTACAACTACTCCTCTCCGTCCTTCTGGTACGGCAATGCTAGGGGAAGAACGAATTGATGTCGTATCAGAAGGTGGCTATATCGATGCTCATAAAAAAGTCACAATCATTAAAGTAGAAGGCGTTCGTATTGTTGTACGAGAGTCTCATAAAGATTAG
- the ybeY gene encoding rRNA maturation RNase YbeY: MSLNIDFLDETGKVKESDIALVENLLQHAAKVENIEDGTEISITFVTNDAIHEINREYRHKDAPTDVISFALEEVGEGETPIIAEGMPRILGDIIISIDRTREQAEEYGHSFERELGFLAVHGFLHVLGYDHMVPEDEKIMFGKQDEILESYGLTRENNGHA, encoded by the coding sequence ATGAGTTTGAATATTGATTTTTTAGATGAAACAGGAAAAGTAAAGGAATCTGATATTGCACTAGTGGAAAATCTTTTGCAACATGCAGCAAAAGTAGAGAATATCGAAGATGGTACTGAAATTTCAATTACCTTCGTAACAAATGATGCCATTCATGAGATTAATCGTGAATATCGCCATAAGGATGCACCTACAGATGTTATTTCTTTTGCACTAGAAGAAGTAGGAGAAGGGGAAACACCGATTATTGCTGAAGGTATGCCACGTATATTAGGAGATATTATCATTTCAATCGATCGTACAAGAGAACAAGCAGAAGAATATGGTCATTCATTTGAACGTGAATTAGGATTTCTTGCTGTTCATGGTTTTCTTCATGTCCTTGGTTATGATCATATGGTTCCTGAAGATGAAAAAATTATGTTTGGTAAGCAAGATGAGATTTTAGAATCTTACGGCTTAACACGTGAAAACAATGGACACGCGTAA
- a CDS encoding ArsR/SmtB family transcription factor — MSEEKIPFEAEDLNEEILFLVAQTFKAISDPTRIRILNLLCKKEHSVNEIGEKLNLKQSTVSHQLSFLKNLRLVKFRREGTTLYYSQDDEHVMAILQQTIDHAKHN, encoded by the coding sequence TTGAGTGAAGAAAAAATTCCATTTGAAGCGGAAGATTTAAATGAAGAAATATTATTTTTAGTTGCACAAACATTTAAAGCAATTAGTGATCCTACGCGTATTCGTATTTTAAATTTGTTGTGTAAAAAAGAGCATTCTGTAAATGAGATTGGAGAAAAATTGAATTTAAAACAATCAACTGTATCTCATCAATTGAGCTTTTTAAAAAATTTGAGATTGGTGAAATTTCGCCGCGAAGGAACAACACTTTATTATTCGCAAGATGATGAGCATGTCATGGCTATTCTTCAGCAAACCATTGATCATGCAAAACATAATTAG
- a CDS encoding cytidine deaminase, with amino-acid sequence MNKDQLIELAKEGREKAYVPYSKFKVGAALLTADGKVYKGCNIENSGYSMTNCAERTAMFKAVSEGDRDFAAIAIVADTEGPCSPCGACRQVISEFCAPEMPVYLTNMKGDVQETTVAELLPGAFSPEDLMNAGK; translated from the coding sequence ATGAACAAAGATCAGTTGATTGAACTTGCAAAAGAAGGACGAGAAAAGGCTTATGTACCTTACTCAAAATTTAAAGTAGGTGCAGCATTATTAACGGCTGATGGCAAAGTGTATAAAGGATGTAATATTGAAAACTCTGGTTACTCAATGACGAACTGTGCAGAACGTACAGCGATGTTCAAAGCAGTTTCTGAAGGTGATCGAGATTTTGCAGCCATCGCAATTGTTGCAGATACAGAAGGCCCTTGTTCACCATGTGGAGCATGCAGACAAGTTATTTCAGAATTTTGTGCACCAGAAATGCCAGTATACTTAACAAATATGAAAGGTGACGTACAAGAAACAACTGTTGCAGAGTTGTTACCAGGCGCCTTTTCACCGGAGGATTTAATGAATGCAGGAAAATAA
- a CDS encoding PhoH family protein, translating into MTEQQPIQLQMQDPNEAVMLLGISDVNLKLIEEAFRIQMITRGDSIVIVGEEDNKQQASLLVQQLLKVIRKGININQRDVVSALEMSKNGTIEYFSELYDEVIARNTKGKIIRAKTIGQRQYIQAIRHKDLVFCIGPAGTGKTYLAVVMATQALKNGHVKRIILTRPAVEAGESLGFLPGDLKEKVDPYLRPLYDALNDVLGAEQTARMIERGTIEIAPLAYMRGRTLDDAFVILDEAQNTTEAQMKMFLTRLGFGSKMVITGDKTQIDLPNGAKSGLISAENTLRNVKELEFRFLEQADVVRHPLVAKIIQAYEEQK; encoded by the coding sequence ATGACAGAACAACAACCAATTCAATTACAAATGCAAGATCCAAATGAAGCAGTCATGCTTCTAGGTATTTCTGATGTCAATTTAAAATTAATCGAAGAAGCTTTCCGTATTCAAATGATTACCCGTGGTGATTCAATAGTCATTGTGGGTGAAGAAGACAATAAACAACAAGCTAGTCTTTTAGTACAACAATTATTGAAAGTCATAAGAAAAGGCATTAACATCAATCAGCGTGATGTTGTGTCAGCACTAGAAATGTCTAAAAACGGGACGATTGAATATTTTTCTGAGCTTTATGATGAAGTAATTGCACGAAATACAAAAGGCAAAATAATTCGTGCAAAAACAATTGGGCAAAGACAATATATTCAAGCAATCCGTCATAAAGATTTGGTTTTTTGTATTGGACCTGCTGGAACAGGGAAAACGTATTTGGCTGTAGTCATGGCTACACAAGCATTGAAAAATGGTCATGTAAAAAGAATTATTTTAACAAGACCAGCAGTTGAAGCTGGTGAAAGCCTAGGTTTCTTACCGGGAGATTTAAAAGAAAAAGTTGACCCATATTTAAGACCATTATACGATGCTTTAAATGATGTCCTAGGGGCAGAACAAACAGCTCGAATGATTGAACGGGGAACAATTGAAATTGCCCCGCTAGCTTATATGCGTGGTCGTACATTAGATGATGCATTTGTTATATTAGATGAGGCTCAAAATACAACAGAGGCTCAGATGAAAATGTTTTTAACTCGTTTAGGATTTGGCTCAAAAATGGTCATTACAGGTGATAAAACACAAATTGATTTACCGAATGGTGCAAAATCAGGTCTTATTAGTGCAGAAAATACATTGCGAAATGTAAAAGAACTTGAATTTAGATTTTTAGAACAAGCAGACGTTGTCAGACATCCACTCGTTGCTAAAATTATTCAAGCTTATGAAGAACAAAAATAA
- a CDS encoding cation diffusion facilitator family transporter, giving the protein MGHSHDGHSHDHTHGANKKTLLLAFSMITIYMIVEVVGGYITNSLALLSDAGHMLSDAISLGVGVLAFTFSEKVANNRNTYGYKRFEILAAVFNGVTLILIAVFICVEAIKRFSNPPEVSSSGMLIIAFIGLLVNVLVAWILMRGGDTHDNLNMRAAFLHVISDMLGSIGAIIAAILIMFFGWEWADPVASIIVALLVLTSGWRVTRDSVHVLMEGTPSNIELDEIISTIRESKEVIDLHDLHIWTITSGQNALSCHIVVDGALTIKEGQNFLQTLEHKLHHLGIGHMTVQLEMDSHKHENTILCNLDSNQDHHHKH; this is encoded by the coding sequence ATGGGACATTCACATGATGGGCATAGCCATGATCATACACATGGTGCAAATAAAAAGACGTTATTGTTAGCTTTTAGTATGATTACAATCTATATGATTGTAGAGGTTGTGGGAGGATATATTACGAATAGTTTAGCGTTATTATCCGATGCTGGACATATGTTGAGTGATGCTATTTCTCTCGGGGTAGGTGTATTAGCATTTACATTTAGCGAAAAAGTTGCGAACAATCGTAATACTTACGGCTATAAACGATTTGAAATTTTAGCAGCAGTTTTTAATGGTGTCACGTTAATCCTAATAGCAGTTTTTATCTGTGTAGAAGCGATAAAACGTTTTTCAAACCCTCCAGAAGTCTCTTCAAGTGGAATGTTAATCATTGCATTTATAGGATTATTAGTAAATGTATTAGTCGCATGGATATTAATGCGCGGTGGTGATACACATGACAATTTGAATATGCGAGCGGCATTCTTACATGTTATAAGTGATATGCTTGGTTCAATTGGAGCTATTATAGCGGCTATTTTAATTATGTTCTTTGGTTGGGAATGGGCTGATCCAGTAGCGAGTATTATTGTTGCATTACTCGTGTTAACAAGTGGTTGGCGTGTTACGAGAGATTCTGTCCATGTTCTTATGGAAGGTACACCTTCAAATATAGAATTAGATGAGATTATAAGTACAATTCGTGAATCAAAAGAGGTCATTGATTTACATGATTTACACATATGGACAATTACAAGTGGACAAAATGCACTTTCTTGCCATATTGTCGTTGATGGGGCATTAACCATTAAAGAAGGACAAAATTTTCTTCAAACTTTAGAACATAAATTACACCATTTGGGAATTGGTCATATGACTGTTCAGTTAGAGATGGATTCACACAAACATGAAAATACAATTTTATGTAATTTAGATTCAAACCAAGATCATCATCATAAACATTAA